The following DNA comes from Thalassomonas viridans.
CCGTCGCTTTCCAGGCGCTGTAAAAACCGTGACGGCTCTGCCTGAAATGGTTGCCGGGAGAGCCAGTAATCCGCCAGTTCAGTATTGGTGTTTTCTGTATTGGCGTTGGAGCCGGTAAAGTCATCAGGCAAACCCTGCTTGCGCTCTGCCAGTGACAAGGCCCAAAAGAAGTCGGTATTTGATAATGCCGGTTGCGCCTGATCATCCAATTGCCCGGATGTATTTTGCGAATCCATTCCTTTCCCCCAAATAAATCTGGCCATTTTTTATTGTTATAAATCAGTTACTGTTTTGGCCATTATCCAGGTTTGCTGATATCTTGCGGTAACATAAATGGGGAGCAAGCTCCCCAGACAGTTATTGCCAAATTTTTAGAAACAATGCCGTGGCGGGCAAGGAGAGCATATGGCAGAACCCATTGCGGTAAAGGCTTGTGGGTTACCGTCCATTACTTCTTTATCCAGTTCATTCGTTGCCGCAGGATGACCGGGAATTTTTTGCAATTGTCCTTGGGACAAACTGCGACGATAGGCCGGATCTTTCCATGATTTGACAATTTGACTTACTGACATAATTTCAACCTCGCTATTTTTCTTTATTGGCCAGAGTATCTGGCAGTTAAATAGTTACGGTAACCAGGCTGCACCATGCGGGCAGCAAAACCGGTCACCGGGTGATTACGCCTATCAAGGCTTACAGCAGGTTTGTAGCAGGAGGATACGTCTTATCTATACATTCCACAGGCATTGCCGGGAAAATGACTTCATGGATAAATTCTCGTCCCTGTGACCAAGAGCCAAAATATGGCATACAGACAATGTAATCTAAATAAATTAATTGTCAAATTTTCTTTAAAAAAAGGTAATAAAATTAAAAAGTATGGGTGTTATTATGGATCTTTATGACCCTGATGCCGAAGTCGTAGCTGTCTTCGGCCAGGGCCCTGGTGTGCTGATAAGACGGGGGCGGAGTACAAAGTGTGTGGCCCTGCCATTAGCAGGCTAACTAAGTTGTTGCCAGCCAGGTGCACATACCGACCCACATCGCCATTAGCTGCTGTACCATAGGCCCAACAGGCGGAAAAACTAAGTTGTTTAGTTTAGTCCGGCAGTTACCGCCTGCCTATGCCCACCGTTATCCCCGTCAGATCATAGCCTGTCCTGCTGCCGACAGAAATATAACGCAAGCCACGATCTGCAGTGATCACCAGTACTTCTTCATTATCCGCCGATACGGAC
Coding sequences within:
- a CDS encoding mersacidin/lichenicidin family type 2 lantibiotic; amino-acid sequence: MSVSQIVKSWKDPAYRRSLSQGQLQKIPGHPAATNELDKEVMDGNPQAFTAMGSAICSPCPPRHCF